A single genomic interval of Lathyrus oleraceus cultivar Zhongwan6 chromosome 7, CAAS_Psat_ZW6_1.0, whole genome shotgun sequence harbors:
- the LOC127104007 gene encoding homeobox-leucine zipper protein HDG2, giving the protein MFQSNLLEAGQFHPLEMMQNTSESDVPRIREDECFESATKSYSENHEGGAASGEEQEPRPKRKRYHRHTQHQIQEMESFFKECPHPDDKQRKELSRELGLEPLQVKFWFQNKRTQMKTQHERSENSQLRAENEKLRADNMRYREALSNASCPNCGGPTAIGEMSFDEHHLRLENARLREEIDRISAIAAKYVGKPVVNYSNISPSLPPRPLEIGFGNQQGIGTMDIYGGSGDLLRTLSGPTAADKPIIIELAVAAMEELTGMAQMVEPLWLSTTLDGAATVLNEDEYVRSFPRGIGPKPNGFKCEASRETCVVIMNHVNLVEILMDVNQWSTVFAGIVSRAMTVEVLSTGVAGNYNGALQVMTAEFQVPSPLVPTRESYFVRYCKQHTDGTWAVVDVSLDNLRPSPSSRCRRRPSGCLIQEMPNGYSKVTWVEHVEVDDRGVHNLYKQLVSTGHAFGAKRWVATLDRQCERLASSMATNIPTVDVGVITNQEGRKSMLKLAERMVISFCGGVSASTAHTWTTLSGTGADDVRVMTRKSVDDPGRPPGIVLSAATSFWLPVPPKQVFDFLRDENSRNEWDILSNGGAVQEMAHIANGRETGNCVSLLRVNSANSSQSNMLILQESVTDSTGSFVIYAPVDIVAMNVVLNGGDPDYVALLPSGFAILSDGNGSDESGAQAGGGSLLTVAFQILVDSVPTAKLSLGSVATVNSLIACTVERIKASLSGEAV; this is encoded by the exons ATGTTTCAGTCAAACCTTTTGGAAGCTGGTCAGTTCCATCCATTAGAGATGATGCAAAACACTTCTGAAAGCGATGTTCCACGAATCCGTGAAGATGAATGTTTCGAGAGTGCCACTAAATCCTACAGTGAAAACCATGAAGGTGGTGCTGCTTCTGGTGAAGAACAAGAACCACGTCCCAAAAGAAAACGTTACCACCGCCATACTCAGCACCAGATCCAAGAAATGGAATC TTTCTTCAAGGAGTGTCCACATCCGGATGATAAACAAAGGAAGGAGCTAAGCAGAGAGTTAGGGTTAGAGCCATTGCAGGTTAAGTTTTGGTTTCAAAACAAACGAACTCAGATGAAG ACACAACATGAACGTTCAGAGAATTCGCAGCTTAGGGCAGAAAATGAGAAGCTTAGGGCAGATAATATGAGGTATAGGGAAGCTCTTAGCAATGCTTCATGCCCTAATTGTGGTGGTCCTACAGCTATAGGTGAAATGTCATTTGATGAACATCATTTGAGGCTTGAAAACGCAAGGCTACGAGAAGAG ATTGATAGGATTTCGGCAATTGCAGCGAAATATGTAGGAAAACCAGTGGTAAACTATTCCAACATTTCACCATCTCTTCCACCGCGCCCATTAGAAATTGGTTTTGGTAACCAACAAGGGATTGGTACCATGGACATATATGGTGGTAGTGGAGATCTTCTAAGGACATTAAGTGGACCGACCGCAGCAGACAAACCAATAATAATAGAATTAGCTGTTGCAGCCATGGAAGAACTAACTGGTATGGCACAAATGGTTGAACCTCTTTGGTTAAGTACTACACTTGATGGAGCTGCCACGGTTCTTAATGAAGACGAATATGTTAGGTCATTTCCTCGTGGAATTGGACCGAAACCTAATGGATTTAAATGCGAAGCTTCTAGAGAAACTTGTGTTGTTATCATGAATCATGTCAACCTTGTTGAGATTCTCATGGATGTG AATCAATGGTCGACAGTGTTCGCTGGTATTGTTTCAAGAGCTATGACTGTGGAAGTGTTGTCAACTGGGGTGGCAGGGAACTACAATGGTGCATTACAAGTG ATGACAGCAGAATTTCAAGTACCTTCACCTCTCGTGCCAACTCGTGAGAGTTACTTTGTAAGATATTGTAAACAACATACGGATGGGACATGGGCAGTTGTGGATGTTTCTTTGGATAATTTGCGCCCCAGTCCTTCATCCCGATGCAGAAGAAGGCCTTCTGGTTGCTTAATACAAGAAATGCCTAATGGCTACTCCAAG GTGACATGGGTTGAGCATGTAGAAGTGGATGACAGAGGTGTTCATAATCTATACAAGCAACTTGTTAGCACCGGACACGCATTTGGCGCAAAACGCTGGGTTGCAACATTAGATCGACAATGTGAAAGGCTCGCTAGCTCCATGGCAACAAACATTCCCACAGTAGACGTCGGCG TGATAACTAACCAAGAAGGGAGGAAGAGTATGCTGAAACTGGCGGAGAGAATGGTAATAAGCTTTTGTGGTGGAGTGAGTGCTTCAACAGCACACACATGGACAACACTGTCTGGAACAGGAGCAGATGATGTGAGAGTGATGACGCGTAAGAGTGTCGATGATCCTGGAAGACCTCCCGGTATTGTTCTTAGTGCTGCTACTTCTTTTTGGCTTCCGGTTCCACCGAAACAAGTCTTCGATTTCCTTCGCGACGAGAACTCGAGAAATGAG TGGGATATTCTTTCCAACGGCGGAGCAGTCCAAGAAATGGCACACATTGCTAACGGAAGAGAAACCGGAAACTGTGTCTCGCTACTAAGAGTAAAT AGTGCGAATTCAAGTCAGAGCAACATGCTGATACTACAAGAGAGTGTAACAGATTCAACCGGCTCATTTGTTATCTATGCACCAGTAGATATTGTTGCTATGAATGTAGTTCTAAACGGAGGAGATCCAGATTATGTAGCACTTCTTCCATCAGGATTTGCTATACTTTCCGATGGAAATGGAAGCGATGAATCTGGAGCACAAGCTGGGGGTGGATCGCTTTTGACGGTTGCGTTTCAAATATTGGTTGATTCTGTTCCAACTGCTAAACTTTCACTTGGATCTGTTGCTACGGTTAATAGTCTTATTGCTTGTACTGTTGAGAGAATCAAAGCTTCTTTATCTGGTGAAGCTGTTTGA